A portion of the Bosea sp. NBC_00550 genome contains these proteins:
- a CDS encoding ABC transporter ATP-binding protein → MTANQPKSAQLVVEGKLVIEALCKRYGATTALEPSSLSVAEGEFLTLLGPSGSGKTTLLQLICGLVEASEGRVVIDGRDQSNMPVHQRDIGLVFQHYALFPHLTVAENIAFPLKMRGRPAAEIAGRVASTLDMVHLGHLAGRFPRELSGGQQQRVALARCFVYQPSIILMDEPLGALDKKLREHMQIEIKRLHRESGATIVYVTHDQEEALAMSDRICLMNHAKIEQLGTPREIYERPRTAFAADFIGLSNIFRGSWDGKGALDTPHGRFALPSGANCQSNDAALVIRPENLHLGERDGNAVCGRVSEIVYAGSETRVIASLGDGSPLVLRLGPEDPVPAIDQAIVAGWARDKAVLVA, encoded by the coding sequence ATGACCGCAAACCAGCCGAAATCGGCCCAACTCGTCGTCGAGGGCAAGCTCGTCATCGAAGCGCTTTGCAAGCGCTATGGCGCGACCACGGCGCTCGAACCGAGTTCGCTCAGCGTCGCAGAGGGCGAGTTCCTCACCTTGCTGGGGCCTTCGGGCTCCGGCAAGACGACGCTGCTTCAGCTGATCTGCGGTCTGGTCGAGGCCAGCGAGGGCAGGGTGGTGATCGACGGACGCGACCAGTCGAACATGCCGGTTCACCAGCGCGATATCGGTCTCGTCTTCCAGCATTACGCGCTCTTCCCGCACCTGACGGTGGCGGAGAACATCGCTTTTCCGCTCAAGATGCGTGGGCGCCCGGCTGCCGAGATCGCCGGCCGGGTCGCCTCCACGCTCGATATGGTCCATCTCGGCCATCTCGCCGGGCGCTTCCCGCGCGAATTGTCCGGCGGCCAGCAGCAGCGCGTCGCGCTGGCACGCTGCTTCGTCTACCAGCCCTCGATCATCCTAATGGACGAGCCTCTCGGTGCCCTCGACAAGAAGCTGCGTGAGCACATGCAGATCGAGATCAAGCGGCTGCACCGGGAGAGCGGTGCGACCATCGTCTACGTCACCCACGATCAGGAGGAGGCGCTCGCGATGTCGGACCGCATCTGCCTGATGAACCACGCGAAGATCGAGCAGCTCGGCACGCCGCGCGAGATCTACGAGCGCCCGCGCACGGCCTTCGCCGCCGATTTCATTGGCCTCTCCAACATCTTCCGCGGCAGCTGGGACGGCAAAGGTGCGCTCGACACACCCCATGGCCGTTTCGCCCTGCCGAGCGGCGCGAATTGCCAGAGCAACGACGCGGCGCTCGTCATCCGGCCGGAGAACCTCCATCTCGGCGAACGCGACGGCAATGCCGTCTGCGGCCGGGTGAGCGAAATCGTCTATGCCGGCTCGGAAACGCGCGTAATCGCCTCGCTCGGTGACGGCAGCCCGCTCGTGCTGCGGCTCGGCCCGGAGGATCCGGTGCCCGCCATCGACCAGGCCATCGTCGCCGGCTGGGCCCGCGACAAGGCGGTGCTGGTTGCATGA
- a CDS encoding ABC transporter substrate-binding protein, which yields MSNLTTNPTRRTLLQLAAGAIATPYLAGTARAATQITVADPGGPFGPAFRKAFYDPFEKATGNKVVNVAREAEPTAQFKAMVETKSYTWDVCTLTLSARDILKAQGLLDPIGFAHADVPKLMPEAISPEFMGTDVYSTIFAYRTDKVKNAPASWTDFFNVEKFPGRRSMRKNPIDSIEQALLADGVPLDKLYPLDIERAFKVLDKIKPHIAVWWTGGAQSTQLLQSGEVDMTTGWNARLQAAIDGGAPARIIWNQGLYSIEGWGLPKGGPKAEVARQFVRFCSDAKQQAVYTEALAYGPTNLDAYQTISPERAKLLPTSPENLKQMAIANESWWSENRAKVTERFNSWLLT from the coding sequence ATGTCGAACCTGACCACGAATCCGACGCGGCGCACCTTGCTGCAACTCGCTGCCGGCGCGATCGCAACGCCCTACCTGGCGGGCACGGCACGCGCCGCGACCCAGATCACGGTCGCCGATCCCGGCGGTCCATTTGGCCCCGCCTTCCGCAAAGCCTTCTATGACCCCTTCGAAAAAGCGACCGGCAACAAGGTCGTCAACGTTGCCCGCGAGGCCGAGCCTACCGCCCAGTTCAAGGCTATGGTCGAGACCAAGTCCTATACCTGGGACGTCTGCACGCTGACGCTCTCGGCCCGCGACATCCTCAAGGCGCAGGGCCTGCTCGATCCGATTGGCTTCGCGCATGCCGATGTGCCCAAGCTGATGCCCGAGGCGATCTCGCCCGAATTCATGGGCACGGACGTCTATTCGACGATCTTCGCCTACCGGACCGACAAGGTGAAGAACGCGCCCGCGAGCTGGACGGATTTCTTCAATGTCGAGAAGTTCCCCGGTCGGCGCTCGATGCGCAAGAACCCAATAGACAGCATCGAGCAGGCTCTGCTCGCAGACGGGGTGCCGCTCGACAAGCTCTATCCGCTCGATATCGAGCGCGCCTTCAAGGTTCTCGACAAGATCAAGCCACATATCGCAGTCTGGTGGACGGGTGGCGCCCAGTCGACGCAGCTTCTGCAAAGCGGCGAAGTCGACATGACCACCGGTTGGAACGCCCGCCTGCAAGCTGCGATCGATGGCGGTGCACCGGCCAGGATCATCTGGAACCAAGGGCTCTACTCGATCGAGGGCTGGGGTTTGCCGAAGGGTGGCCCAAAAGCTGAGGTGGCACGTCAGTTCGTCCGCTTCTGCTCCGACGCTAAGCAGCAGGCGGTCTATACCGAGGCGTTGGCATATGGCCCGACGAACCTTGACGCCTACCAGACGATCTCGCCCGAGCGCGCCAAACTCCTGCCGACCTCACCGGAAAACCTGAAGCAGATGGCGATCGCCAATGAAAGCTGGTGGAGCGAGAATCGTGCCAAGGTCACCGAGCGCTTCAATTCCTGGCTCCTGACCTGA
- a CDS encoding enoyl-CoA hydratase/isomerase family protein has translation MKDSVLVEVRGAVGIITLNRPEILNAWNAPMRERLVACFDEMEANEAVRAIILTGAGDRAFGAGQDLNETKTFDSDRAELWMGEWERLYDRMRSLSKPLIAALNGVAAGSAFQVALLCDLRVGHADVTMGQPEINSGIASVTGPWIMKEMIGIARTIDLTLTGRMMDADECFRIGLINRIVPKEQVMQASLALAEELASKPPVAMRLNKARFREVTEESFRECLAAGIRNQRAAYATGEPARMMEAFLAKRAARKTA, from the coding sequence ATGAAGGACTCTGTTCTGGTCGAGGTGCGAGGCGCTGTCGGCATCATCACCCTCAACCGCCCCGAGATTCTCAACGCCTGGAACGCGCCGATGCGCGAACGGCTGGTCGCCTGCTTCGATGAGATGGAGGCGAACGAGGCCGTCCGCGCAATCATCCTGACGGGTGCGGGCGATCGTGCCTTCGGCGCTGGCCAAGACCTCAACGAGACCAAGACCTTCGATTCGGACCGCGCCGAACTTTGGATGGGTGAATGGGAGCGGCTCTATGACCGCATGCGCTCGCTTTCGAAGCCGCTGATCGCGGCGCTGAACGGCGTTGCGGCGGGCTCCGCCTTCCAGGTCGCGTTGCTCTGCGACCTGCGCGTCGGCCATGCCGACGTCACAATGGGCCAACCCGAGATCAACTCAGGCATCGCCTCGGTCACTGGTCCCTGGATCATGAAGGAGATGATCGGGATCGCCCGCACCATTGACCTGACCCTGACCGGCCGGATGATGGATGCCGACGAGTGCTTCCGCATCGGCCTGATCAACCGGATCGTGCCGAAGGAGCAGGTCATGCAGGCCTCGCTCGCGCTTGCCGAGGAACTCGCCAGCAAGCCGCCGGTCGCCATGCGCCTCAACAAGGCGCGCTTCCGCGAGGTCACCGAGGAGAGCTTCCGCGAGTGCCTCGCCGCCGGTATCCGCAACCAGCGCGCCGCCTATGCCACCGGCGAGCCGGCGCGGATGATGGAGGCCTTCCTCGCCAAGCGCGCGGCGCGGAAGACGGCCTAA
- a CDS encoding IclR family transcriptional regulator: MTMPDARQSKRTAAPADRAGRKEDALMVNSVEKAFRVLSAFGRQHQTLNLSQVASETGMDVSAAQRFTHTLAKLGYLRKDAQTKRFELTAKTLDLGYHFVRSSRLLDRAMPYLMHLSKETEETVNLTVREETEIIFVSRFLSRHVLNTDVIIGTRMPAYATAPGIAMLSRLPEDEAMAIIEGSDRRAHTPSTTWQREALREKLRQSAAQGYATAFEEVYIGDASIAAPVVDHQGRPEAAVNIATSTSRYSHEEVVSRFSSLVIAAAHAISRV; this comes from the coding sequence ATGACGATGCCCGACGCGAGACAGAGCAAGCGCACGGCGGCGCCGGCCGACCGAGCCGGCCGCAAGGAAGACGCCCTGATGGTCAATTCGGTGGAGAAGGCGTTCCGCGTGCTCTCGGCCTTCGGCCGCCAGCACCAGACGCTGAACCTGTCGCAGGTCGCCTCGGAAACCGGGATGGATGTCAGCGCGGCCCAGCGCTTCACCCATACGCTCGCCAAGCTCGGCTATCTCCGCAAGGACGCGCAGACCAAACGCTTCGAGCTGACTGCGAAGACGCTAGATCTCGGCTATCATTTCGTTCGCAGCAGCCGCCTCCTCGACCGGGCGATGCCCTATCTCATGCATCTCAGCAAGGAGACCGAGGAGACAGTGAACCTCACCGTGCGCGAGGAGACCGAGATCATCTTCGTCTCGCGTTTCCTCAGCCGGCACGTTCTCAACACCGACGTCATCATCGGCACGCGGATGCCGGCCTATGCCACGGCGCCGGGCATCGCGATGCTTTCGCGCCTGCCGGAGGACGAGGCGATGGCGATCATCGAAGGCTCCGACCGGCGCGCGCATACGCCCTCGACGACATGGCAGCGTGAGGCGTTGCGCGAGAAGCTGCGCCAGTCGGCTGCCCAGGGCTACGCCACCGCCTTCGAGGAGGTCTATATCGGCGATGCCTCGATCGCCGCACCGGTCGTCGACCACCAGGGCCGGCCGGAAGCGGCCGTCAACATCGCGACCTCCACCTCACGCTACAGCCATGAGGAGGTTGTCTCGCGCTTTTCCTCCCTGGTGATCGCCGCCGCCCACGCCATCTCGCGCGTCTGA
- a CDS encoding (2Fe-2S)-binding protein: MERSQAQFRRVARRSGPPITLSFDGKSIHATGGDSVLAALLENGAHARRLEFGAEPRAGFCLMGACQDCWVWSAAGGRIRACTTPVSEGLELFAEPQGMAHSND, from the coding sequence ATGGAACGCTCGCAGGCGCAGTTCCGCCGTGTGGCTCGCCGCAGTGGCCCGCCGATAACCCTCAGCTTCGATGGCAAATCGATCCATGCGACCGGAGGCGACAGCGTCCTTGCCGCGCTTCTGGAGAACGGCGCCCACGCTCGCCGGCTGGAATTCGGAGCCGAGCCGCGCGCCGGCTTCTGCCTGATGGGCGCCTGCCAGGATTGCTGGGTCTGGAGTGCGGCCGGTGGCCGGATTAGGGCATGCACCACGCCCGTCAGCGAAGGCTTGGAGCTCTTCGCCGAACCGCAGGGCATGGCCCACTCCAATGACTGA
- a CDS encoding FAD/NAD(P)-dependent oxidoreductase, producing the protein MTEIVIVGAGPAGISAAELLVANGLKPILIDEGARAGGQGYRRPADDLALDMTRLMGSEAGRYAALHKRFGALHSQIDYRPQTLVWAIDGKHLHLLRDGRAETLDCDRLLIASGAMDRIAPLPGWTKPGVFTLGGAQAALKDQGCLIGSRVAFLGSSPLLALAAKQYRAMGAEIAVIADTTAFSAKLAAMPALLGAPRTLLRGLLYMAAALRAGIPTLHGVTPVAVEGDGRVEALVLRDDSGREPRFACDAIALGYGLKPETQLADLAGAEFAYDPDFRLFLPKIDGFGRARPGLYLAGDGVRIGGADAAEASGALAAHAILADLGRTQDIAAIRLLARRVARLRDFQRGLARAFAWPREQIAALPDPVTLCRCENVTVGEVRSAMAKALGPVEVNRVKAITRCGMGRCQGRVCGPALQEIVAAGTEQGGEAAGRLRGQAPVKPIALAAAGEPT; encoded by the coding sequence ATGACTGAGATCGTCATCGTCGGAGCCGGACCAGCCGGGATCAGCGCCGCCGAACTGCTCGTCGCGAACGGGCTGAAGCCCATCCTGATCGACGAAGGGGCCCGCGCCGGCGGACAGGGCTATCGCCGTCCGGCCGACGACCTCGCGCTCGACATGACCAGGCTGATGGGCTCGGAGGCCGGCCGCTATGCGGCTCTGCATAAGCGGTTCGGCGCCTTGCACTCCCAGATCGACTATCGGCCCCAGACTCTGGTCTGGGCGATTGACGGCAAGCACCTGCACCTGCTGCGCGACGGCCGCGCCGAGACGCTCGATTGCGACAGGCTGCTCATCGCAAGCGGCGCGATGGACCGGATTGCGCCCCTGCCGGGCTGGACCAAGCCCGGCGTGTTCACGCTCGGCGGGGCGCAGGCCGCACTCAAGGACCAGGGCTGCCTAATCGGCAGCCGCGTCGCCTTTCTCGGCTCATCGCCCCTACTTGCGCTGGCGGCGAAGCAATACCGCGCGATGGGCGCCGAGATCGCGGTGATCGCCGATACGACCGCATTCTCCGCCAAGCTCGCGGCGATGCCCGCCCTCCTCGGGGCGCCGCGCACATTGCTGCGCGGGCTCTTGTACATGGCGGCGGCTTTGCGCGCGGGCATTCCGACGCTGCACGGCGTGACGCCGGTAGCCGTGGAGGGGGACGGCCGTGTCGAGGCGCTCGTCCTGCGCGATGACAGTGGGCGCGAGCCGCGCTTCGCTTGTGATGCGATCGCGCTGGGCTATGGCCTGAAGCCCGAGACGCAGCTTGCCGATCTCGCCGGGGCGGAATTTGCCTATGATCCGGATTTCCGGCTGTTCCTGCCGAAGATCGACGGTTTCGGCCGCGCGCGCCCCGGCCTTTACCTTGCTGGCGACGGTGTGCGGATCGGCGGGGCCGATGCCGCCGAGGCGAGCGGGGCACTCGCAGCCCATGCCATCCTCGCCGATCTCGGGCGAACACAGGATATCGCGGCGATCCGACTTCTGGCGCGGCGGGTCGCGCGGCTGCGCGATTTCCAGCGTGGGCTGGCGCGCGCCTTCGCCTGGCCGAGGGAGCAGATCGCCGCCCTGCCCGATCCGGTCACGCTCTGCCGCTGCGAGAACGTCACGGTCGGTGAGGTGCGCTCCGCGATGGCGAAGGCGCTTGGTCCGGTCGAGGTCAACCGCGTCAAGGCGATAACACGCTGCGGCATGGGGCGCTGCCAGGGCCGCGTCTGCGGGCCGGCCTTGCAGGAGATCGTCGCGGCCGGAACCGAACAGGGGGGCGAAGCCGCCGGTCGCCTGCGGGGCCAGGCTCCGGTCAAGCCGATCGCGCTCGCCGCCGCGGGAGAACCTACATGA
- a CDS encoding NAD(P)/FAD-dependent oxidoreductase, with the protein MSTQTTDVTIVGGGLIGAWTAFFLARRGQRVTLIEKGAVGEQSSGVNFGNLRLQGRFPGQYPLSLRSQALWEDFDALIGEDCEFEQTGHLYLAYDEEEHAKLEGYAKVSESYGLAIERVGPAELRRRWPWLSERAVAATFSARDATANPRLATPTVARAAARQGAIIRENTRVVAVDREGNGFALMLADGSRISCGALVNCAGAWAPEIAERFGETAPVFAAGPPQFVTEPFPYRIEPSVQAIDGSVIFRQIPRGNIILAGYPRTAADPQANHAPVPPVKTLAAMRGLARVAPMLAQCHVIRVWSGIEAYLPDMIPVIGSSGTTPGLFHAFGFCGHGFQIGPGVGLCLSEMILDGETPTPLDPFSIMRFRKAPTVSEKFRKEFD; encoded by the coding sequence ATGAGCACGCAAACGACCGATGTCACGATCGTCGGCGGCGGGCTGATCGGCGCCTGGACCGCCTTCTTCCTTGCCCGGCGCGGCCAGCGCGTGACGCTGATCGAGAAGGGCGCCGTCGGAGAGCAATCGAGCGGCGTCAATTTTGGGAATCTGCGCCTCCAGGGGCGTTTTCCCGGCCAGTATCCGCTATCGCTGCGCTCTCAGGCGCTATGGGAGGATTTCGACGCGCTGATCGGCGAGGATTGCGAATTCGAGCAGACCGGCCACCTCTACCTCGCCTATGACGAGGAGGAGCACGCAAAGCTCGAAGGCTATGCCAAGGTATCGGAATCCTACGGCCTCGCGATCGAGCGGGTCGGCCCAGCTGAGTTGCGCCGGCGCTGGCCCTGGCTGAGCGAACGCGCCGTCGCAGCCACCTTCTCCGCCCGCGACGCCACCGCAAATCCAAGGCTGGCGACGCCGACCGTGGCAAGAGCTGCTGCGAGACAAGGCGCCATCATTCGGGAGAACACGCGTGTCGTGGCCGTTGACCGCGAGGGCAACGGCTTTGCGCTGATGCTGGCCGACGGCAGCCGGATAAGCTGCGGCGCGCTGGTCAACTGTGCTGGCGCCTGGGCGCCTGAGATCGCGGAGCGCTTCGGTGAGACCGCGCCGGTCTTTGCAGCCGGGCCGCCGCAATTCGTAACCGAGCCTTTTCCCTATCGGATCGAACCCTCGGTGCAGGCGATCGACGGCTCGGTGATCTTCCGCCAGATCCCGCGCGGCAACATCATCCTCGCCGGCTATCCGCGCACCGCGGCCGATCCGCAGGCGAACCACGCGCCGGTGCCCCCAGTGAAAACGCTGGCGGCAATGCGCGGGCTTGCCCGCGTCGCGCCGATGCTGGCGCAATGCCATGTCATCCGAGTTTGGTCCGGCATCGAGGCCTATCTGCCCGACATGATCCCGGTGATCGGCTCGAGCGGAACGACGCCCGGGCTGTTCCACGCTTTCGGCTTCTGCGGCCACGGTTTCCAGATCGGCCCCGGCGTCGGACTTTGCCTAAGCGAGATGATTCTCGACGGCGAAACGCCCACGCCGCTTGACCCGTTCTCTATCATGCGCTTCCGCAAGGCCCCGACCGTCAGCGAGAAATTCCGCAAGGAATTCGATTGA
- a CDS encoding DMT family transporter has protein sequence MERDLARPAGALFIGMLAKALVVLPLGTAYAVWTGIGALGSLVVGILFLGEPATTLRLVFVGVTAVGIAGLELSG, from the coding sequence GTGGAGCGCGATCTCGCTCGTCCTGCTGGCGCGCTATTCATCGGCATGTTGGCGAAAGCGCTGGTGGTTCTTCCGCTTGGCACAGCATATGCCGTATGGACCGGCATAGGTGCCCTAGGATCGCTGGTCGTGGGCATTCTTTTTCTCGGAGAGCCAGCAACAACATTGCGGCTGGTTTTCGTGGGCGTCACGGCGGTCGGGATTGCCGGACTGGAGCTTTCCGGTTGA
- a CDS encoding LysE family translocator, which produces MPETSVLILFVFASLALIMTPGPDMALTLTRGVTQGFRAAALSVAGSWASGLVQIPIVVLGLAAVFQQSPLLFAAVKFAGAIYLGYLGGRALWRCYRPPNPTALQRASSPKAIFWQGFFTNLLNPKVFLFITAFLPQFADPVTGPIWLQLLILASISKTLGFIVSLALAGGASKIRGWLAKNGWFQRVQEGVLGFVMLSIAMTLIFGRDGPRPVTVG; this is translated from the coding sequence ATGCCCGAAACCTCAGTGTTGATCCTGTTCGTTTTCGCGTCCCTGGCGCTCATCATGACGCCGGGGCCGGACATGGCGCTGACTCTGACGCGCGGCGTGACGCAAGGGTTTCGAGCCGCAGCGCTGAGTGTTGCGGGTAGTTGGGCTTCGGGACTGGTCCAGATACCGATTGTCGTGCTGGGCTTGGCCGCCGTTTTCCAGCAGTCCCCTCTGCTCTTCGCCGCAGTCAAGTTCGCGGGAGCGATTTATCTTGGGTACCTCGGCGGCCGCGCGCTTTGGCGTTGCTATCGACCGCCGAATCCCACAGCGCTGCAGAGGGCATCCTCCCCGAAGGCCATCTTTTGGCAGGGCTTCTTCACCAACCTGCTCAACCCCAAGGTCTTCCTCTTCATCACGGCCTTTCTACCCCAGTTCGCTGATCCCGTGACCGGCCCGATCTGGCTCCAGCTTCTGATCCTCGCCTCGATCTCGAAAACGCTCGGCTTCATCGTTAGCTTGGCGCTTGCTGGGGGGGCGTCGAAGATCAGAGGCTGGCTAGCTAAAAACGGGTGGTTTCAGCGCGTGCAGGAGGGCGTACTCGGGTTTGTGATGCTCTCGATCGCAATGACTCTGATTTTCGGCCGAGACGGTCCGCGGCCGGTAACGGTCGGGTGA
- a CDS encoding acetylserotonin O-methyltransferase encodes MDDTPHAASSLAPPAVPQELPPHVTLIQMATAAWVSRLVYAAARLDLADHLATGPRSAEDLAGPLGLHSPSLHRFLRCLASLGVFAELDGQRFALTELGQALKTGAPGSARATILTIGSPWFAGAFDEIVYSLQTGKTAFEKAQGAPVFDYLGRHPDEASMFSETMIGFHGREPPAVAEAYDFAAFGTVVDVGGASGNLLAAILARYQGPRGILFDRPHVVADAPALLAEWRVRERVAIEAGDFFEKVPAGGDAYVLSHVIHDWSEEQCLTILGHVRKAMQPDGRLLLVEMVLPDGDAPHPGKVLDMVMLVLPGGQERTEEEYRQLLAKAGFRLTRVIPTSSDVSVVEAMQAA; translated from the coding sequence ATGGACGACACGCCTCACGCCGCTTCGAGCCTTGCGCCGCCGGCGGTACCGCAGGAGCTTCCCCCACATGTCACCCTGATCCAGATGGCGACGGCCGCTTGGGTTTCGCGGCTGGTCTACGCAGCGGCGAGGCTGGACCTGGCCGACCACTTGGCCACCGGCCCTCGCAGTGCCGAGGACCTGGCCGGCCCGCTCGGGCTCCATTCGCCCTCTCTGCATCGCTTTCTGCGCTGCCTCGCCAGCCTAGGCGTGTTCGCCGAGCTGGACGGCCAGCGCTTTGCCCTGACGGAGCTGGGGCAGGCGCTGAAGACGGGCGCGCCCGGTTCGGCGCGGGCCACCATCCTCACCATCGGCAGCCCCTGGTTCGCGGGGGCTTTCGACGAAATCGTCTATTCGCTGCAGACCGGCAAGACCGCATTCGAGAAGGCGCAGGGCGCGCCGGTCTTCGACTATCTCGGCCGGCATCCGGACGAGGCCTCGATGTTTAGCGAGACGATGATCGGCTTCCATGGCCGCGAGCCGCCCGCTGTCGCAGAGGCTTATGATTTTGCGGCCTTCGGCACCGTCGTCGACGTAGGAGGCGCCAGCGGTAACCTGCTGGCGGCGATCCTGGCGCGGTACCAGGGGCCGCGCGGCATCCTGTTCGACCGACCCCATGTGGTGGCCGACGCGCCGGCCCTGCTGGCGGAATGGCGCGTGCGGGAGCGCGTGGCGATCGAGGCAGGCGACTTCTTCGAGAAGGTTCCCGCTGGCGGCGACGCTTATGTGCTGTCCCACGTCATTCACGACTGGAGCGAGGAGCAGTGCCTCACCATCCTCGGCCATGTCCGCAAGGCAATGCAGCCCGACGGGCGGCTGCTGCTGGTGGAGATGGTACTGCCCGACGGCGACGCGCCCCATCCCGGCAAGGTGCTCGATATGGTGATGCTGGTGCTGCCCGGCGGCCAGGAGCGAACGGAGGAGGAATATCGCCAGCTCCTCGCCAAGGCCGGCTTCCGCCTGACGCGGGTGATCCCCACCAGTTCCGATGTGAGCGTCGTCGAAGCGATGCAGGCGGCGTAA
- a CDS encoding alpha/beta fold hydrolase → MKPSVFALAAAAALLTTPMRPAQAAPRTKPIVILVHGAFAESASWNAVIARLNKAGYETIAAANPLRSVKGDAAEVATLIRSISGPVVLVGHSYGGPVITEAANGQANVKALVYVAAFAPETGESSLSLSGKFPGSTLGSAIQAVATLDGGRDLYIKPEKFRMQFAADVPKGQAALMAATQRPVAEAALAEPSGVPSWKSLPSYMIYGTGDRNIPPAAMDFMAQRARMVRTVAINGASHALMISHPAEVVSMIEMAASSR, encoded by the coding sequence ATGAAACCGAGTGTCTTCGCTCTGGCGGCAGCCGCCGCACTGCTCACCACGCCCATGCGACCAGCGCAAGCAGCACCTCGCACCAAGCCGATCGTCATTCTGGTGCACGGTGCCTTCGCCGAATCCGCGAGCTGGAATGCGGTGATCGCCCGGCTCAACAAGGCAGGCTACGAAACGATCGCGGCTGCCAATCCACTACGCAGCGTGAAGGGGGACGCGGCCGAAGTCGCGACGCTCATACGATCCATTTCTGGCCCGGTCGTTCTCGTCGGCCATTCCTATGGCGGGCCGGTGATCACAGAAGCTGCGAATGGGCAGGCGAATGTGAAGGCGCTCGTTTATGTGGCCGCGTTCGCGCCCGAGACGGGGGAATCCAGCCTGTCACTTTCGGGCAAGTTTCCGGGAAGCACTTTGGGAAGTGCGATCCAGGCGGTCGCGACGCTGGATGGCGGGCGCGATCTCTATATCAAACCGGAGAAATTCCGGATGCAGTTTGCAGCCGACGTTCCGAAGGGACAGGCTGCGTTGATGGCTGCCACGCAACGCCCCGTTGCCGAAGCAGCCCTGGCCGAGCCGTCGGGCGTGCCTTCTTGGAAGTCGCTGCCGTCATACATGATCTACGGGACCGGTGATCGGAACATTCCGCCGGCTGCTATGGATTTCATGGCGCAGCGCGCGCGGATGGTGAGGACCGTCGCCATCAACGGCGCGTCGCACGCCTTGATGATTTCGCACCCCGCAGAGGTCGTATCCATGATCGAGATGGCTGCGTCGTCACGATAG
- a CDS encoding MBL fold metallo-hydrolase translates to MSQDVASRSGRPGTEELVPSRYAVRVGEIDVLVVSDGVLPLPTKMLGHNVAETERASWLNDMFLPSDAFDWALNVVLVRSGEQVILIDAGLGLDPELNLPRAGQLVKRLEAAGIDLGSVTDVVLTHMHMDHVGGLLVEGVKDRLRPDLRIHVAAAEVKFWEAPDFTHVNMPAGFPDALRAAAKRFAQEYRSHLRLFDEERDVAPGVIVRRTGGHTPGHSVVRLSSGGDRLTFAGDAVFAVGFEHPDWYNGFEHDPEEAARVRQRLLTELAGTGEQLVATHLPFPSVGRVAVEGNAFRWVPVFWDY, encoded by the coding sequence ATGAGCCAAGACGTCGCTTCACGCTCCGGACGACCGGGGACCGAGGAGCTGGTCCCCTCGCGCTATGCGGTGCGGGTCGGGGAAATTGATGTTCTGGTGGTCAGCGACGGGGTGCTGCCGCTCCCGACCAAGATGCTGGGGCATAACGTCGCCGAGACCGAGCGGGCCAGTTGGCTGAACGACATGTTCCTGCCATCCGACGCTTTCGACTGGGCGCTGAACGTGGTCCTGGTGCGCAGCGGCGAGCAGGTCATACTTATCGACGCCGGGTTGGGTCTTGATCCGGAACTAAACCTGCCGCGGGCCGGACAACTGGTTAAGCGCCTGGAGGCCGCCGGCATCGATCTCGGCTCCGTCACCGACGTGGTGCTAACCCACATGCACATGGACCATGTCGGCGGTCTCCTCGTCGAGGGAGTGAAGGACCGACTGCGCCCGGACCTGCGGATCCATGTGGCGGCTGCCGAGGTGAAGTTTTGGGAGGCACCCGACTTCACGCACGTCAACATGCCGGCGGGTTTCCCGGATGCCCTTCGTGCGGCCGCCAAGCGGTTCGCGCAAGAGTATCGCAGTCACCTGCGGCTGTTCGACGAGGAACGCGATGTCGCGCCAGGTGTCATCGTCCGCCGCACGGGCGGCCACACGCCCGGACACAGCGTGGTCCGTCTGTCCTCCGGCGGCGACCGACTGACGTTCGCCGGTGACGCCGTTTTCGCTGTCGGGTTCGAACATCCTGACTGGTATAACGGCTTCGAGCATGACCCCGAGGAAGCAGCCCGCGTTCGCCAGCGTCTTCTGACGGAGCTGGCGGGGACCGGCGAACAGCTCGTGGCCACCCACCTCCCGTTTCCGTCCGTCGGTCGGGTCGCGGTCGAGGGCAACGCCTTCCGCTGGGTGCCGGTCTTCTGGGACTATTGA